In Candida orthopsilosis Co 90-125, chromosome 4 draft sequence, a single genomic region encodes these proteins:
- a CDS encoding patatin-like phospholipase, whose amino-acid sequence MSLVASATATRVDDVIRQLFDQYIQIHPINNEYLLASPDGSTKSHIQQWFNLRNLPIVGRFIPEIDDKTKLINELLEYQKTTTTYREWYTISLRLDELLGNNAWKSDPQSDIYDYNLIYKHLNAMKQARLDNNYKLLLYYIRTTWVRNLGNMGDSNLYRHSYVGTKKLIEEYIQECQVSLNYLVEEHNDHIDLDDRYLLGMLIQTRKNIGRTALVLSGGSTFGIFHIGVLATLFEANLLPRIISGSSAGSIMASIICSHTNEETIELLQTIAQREFNIFDITDKVESASKFKKVLLFLGHWIKYGTVYDIEGLQETMIGFLGELTFREAYNRTGKILNITVSPASIHEQTRLLNYITAPNCLIWSAVCASCSLPGVFPSSSVYEKNPKTNEIHEWNNDESMKFMDGSVDNDLPITRLSEMFNVDHIIAVQVNPHVVPVLKVSISSVGGDVENELSFKLKQSLNNVYDFVVSEAIHYLQLLNEMDIYKNLANKTVSLLSQRYSGDITILPEYKWQDFTKILRNPSHDFLLEFICRGAKASWPKMSLIENHCRVEFALDKAISILRGRIVTSGNYRLTNSPTAMTSGTVKSNAKANGNANGSSMVISLGSQGNGSSTRVGADADVDTDRDADIDIDMDTDTDADASVATTPLATATRTPPRVLKSSEERQIRQGIRKSKSSNLINSVRYHREKNGDGTNSSGNSNGGGYTHEERANLPSRSRSLKNSYIGLNRLNDDD is encoded by the coding sequence ATGAGTTTAGTAGCACTGGCGACTGCAACAAGAGTCGACGATGTTATCAGACAGttatttgatcaatacATACAGATACACCCCATAAATAACGAGTACTTGCTCGCATCACCTGACGGCAGCACAAAGAGTCATATACAACAATGGTTCAACCTACGCAACTTGCCCATAGTTGGACGATTTATTCCCGAAATTGATGACAAGACGAAACTAATTAATGAACTACTTGAGTatcaaaaaacaacaaccacgTATCGAGAGTGGTATACTATTTCATTGCGTTTAGATGAATTATTGGGAAACAATGCTTGGAAATCTGACCCTCAATCGGATATTTATGACTATAATTTAATCTACAAGCATTTGAATGCAATGAAACAAGCACGATTAGATAACAACTACAAGTTATTGTTGTATTATATTCGCACTACATGGGTACGAAATTTAGGCAATATGGgtgattcaaatttgtacCGACATTCGTATGTTGGGACtaagaagttgattgaagagTATATACAGGAATGTCAAGTTTCATTAAATTACCTCGTTGAGGAACATAATGATCAcattgatttggatgatcGGTACTTGTTAGGGATGTTGATACAAACGAGGAAAAATATAGGTCGAACAGCATTGGTTTTATCAGGTGGTAGTACATTTGGAATATTTCATATTGGGGTATTGGCTACTTTATTTGAAGCTAATTTATTACCAAGAATTATTAGTGGTTCATCGGCAGGATCGATAATGGCTAGTATTATATGCTCTCATACCAATGAGGAGACCATTGAATTGTTACAAACTATAGCACAACGAGAATTTAACATATTTGATATTACCGATAAAGTAGAAAGTGCCAGCAAGTTCAAAAAAGTGCTTCTTTTCTTGGGTCATTGGATTAAATATGGTACTGTTTATGATATTGAAGGGTTGCAAGAGACAATGATTGGTTTTCTTGGAGAATTGACATTTAGAGAAGCTTATAATCGTACGGGAAAGATTTTAAACATTACTGTTTCTCCAGCATCAATACATGAACAAACAAGACTATTGAATTATATAACTGCTcccaattgtttaatttggTCGGCTGTTTGCGCTAGCTGTTCATTACCAGGCGTATTTCCTTCTAGTTCCGTCTATGAGAAAAACCCAAAGACAAATGAAATTCATGAATGgaataatgatgaatcaatgaAGTTTATGGATGGATCAGTAGATAATGACTTGCCGATAACTCGATTACTGGAAATGTTCAATGTCGATCATATAATTGCGGTCCAGGTTAATCCTCATGTTGTTCCCGTTTTGAAAGTATCGATAAGTAgtgttggtggtgatgtCGAGAATGAGTtaagtttcaaattgaaacaaagtttgaatAATGTTTATGATTTTGTCGTTTCTGAAGCCATCCATTATTTACAGTTGCTTAATGAAATGGATATCTACAAAAACCTAGCCAACAAGACCGTTTCCTTACTATCACAACGTTATTCGGGAGATATCACTATATTGCCAGAATATAAATGGCAAGATTTCACCAAAATCTTGCGTAACCCAAGTCACgattttcttttggaaTTCATATGTCGTGGTGCTAAAGCCTCATGGCCAAAGATGAGTTTAATTGAAAACCATTGTCGAGTTGAATTTGCTCTTGATAAAGCAATATCCATTTTACGAGGTAGAATAGTGACTTCAGGAAATTATCGTTTGACTAACTCACCTACGGCAATGACCAGTGGAACAGTAAAATCGAATGCTAAAGCAAATGGGAACGCTAATGGAAGTTCAATGGTGATTTCTTTAGGATCTCAAGGTAATGGAAGTAGCACTAGAGTTGGAGCAGATGCAGATGTTGACACAGATAGAGATGCCgatattgatattgatatGGATACGGATACAGATGCAGATGCATCAGTAGCAACAACCCCATTAGCAACAGCAACGAGAACACCACCACGTGTATTGAAATCACTGGAGGAGAGACAAATTAGACAAGGTATACGTAAATCgaaatcatcaaacttGATTAATTCGGTAAGGTATCATAGGGAGAAGAACGGCGATGGAACTAACAGTAGTGGTAATAGTAATGGTGGAGGGTATACCCATGAAGAAAGAGCCAATTTACCATCCAGATCTAGGTCGTTAAAGAATTCGTACATCGGGTTGAATCGTttaaatgatgatgattga
- a CDS encoding Fox2 predicted 3-hydroxyacyl-CoA epimerase, translated as MSQLDFKDKVVIITGAGGGLGKYYSLEFAKRGAKVVVNDLGGALNGQGGNSKAADVVVDEIKQNGGTAVADYNNVLDGDKIVETAVKNFGTVHIVINNAGILRDASFKKMTEKDFKLVLDVHLNGAYAVTKAAWPYFQKQKYGRIVNTSSPAGLYGNFGQTNYSAAKSGLIGFAETLAKEGGKYNIIANTIAPLAKSRMTESIMPPPILEKLGPEKVAPLVLYLSHADTEITGQIFEVAAGFFGQIRWERSGGILVKPDQSFTAEVVAKRFSEILDFDDSKKPELLKNQHPFMLNDYLSLTEAARKLPANDASGAPAVSLKDKVILITGAGAGLGKEYAKWFARYGAKVVVNDFKDASKTVEEIKAAGGEAHADQHDVATQADAIIENVLNKYGTIDVLVNNAGILRDRSFAKMTKQEWDQVQAVHLLGTFNLSRLAFPIMSEKKYGRIVNITSTSGIYGNFGQANYSAAKCAILGLSKTIAIEGAKNNIKVNIVAPHAETAMTLTIFREEDRNLYHADQVAPLLVYLASEDVPVTGETFEIGGGWIGNTRWQRAKGAVSKDANTTVEFVRDHLSEITDFSKDTENPKSTQESSMAILSAVGGDDDDDDDEEEEEDEGDEEEEEEEVEEDDPVWRYNDRDVILYNISLGATTKQLKYVYENDSDFQVIPTFGHLITFNSGQSQSSFAKYLKNFNPMLLLHGEHYLRVHKWPPPTEGELRTSFHPVQTTQKGSNVVIVHGSQSVDNKTQEPIYSNEATYFIRSCQADNKIYKDRRSFATNPWTAPKRDPDYQVDVPISEDLAALYRLNGDRNPLHIDPNFAKGAKFPKPILHGMCTYGLSAKVLIDKFGMFDEIKARFTGIVFPGETLRVLAWKEGENVIFQTHVVDRGTIAINNAAIKLVGDKPSL; from the coding sequence ATGTCTCAATTGGATTTCAAAGATAAGGTGGTTATCATCACTGGTGCAGGTGGTGGTTTAGGTAAATACTACTCCCTCGAATTTGCCAAAAGAGGTGCCAAGGTTGTTGTTAACGACTTGGGTGGTGCTTTAAACGGTCAAGGTGGAAACTCCAAAGCTGCTGATGtcgttgttgatgaaattaaacaaaatggTGGTACTGCTGTAGCTGACTACAACAATGTCCTTGATGGTGACAAGATTGTCGAAACCGCCGTTAAGAACTTTGGTACTGTCCATATTGTTATCAACAATGCTGGTATTTTGAGAGATGcttcattcaaaaagatGACTGAAAAggatttcaaattggttttGGATGTCCACTTGAATGGTGCTTATGCCGTTACCAAGGCTGCTTGGCCATACttccaaaaacaaaagtatGGTAGAATTGTCAATACTTCTTCACCAGCTGGTTTATATGGTAACTTTGGTCAAACCAACTACTCAGCTGCCAAATCCGGTTTGATTGGTTTTGCTGAAACTTTGGCTAAGGAAGGTGGTAAATATAACATCATTGCCAACACCATTGCTCCATTGGCTAAATCAAGAATGACCGAATCTATTATGCCACCaccaattttggaaaaattgggCCCTGAAAAGGTTGCTCCATTGGTTTTGTACTTGTCACATGCTGATACTGAAATCACTGGTCAAATCTTTGAAGTTGCTGCTGGTTTCTTTGGACAAATTAGATGGGAAAGATCAGGTGGTATCTTGGTTAAACCAGATCAATCTTTTACCGCTGAAGTTGTTGCCAAGAGATTTAGTGAAATTCTTGACTTTGACGATTCCAAGAAGCcagaattgttgaagaacCAACATCCATTCATGTTGAATGATTACTTGTCATTGACTGAAGCTGCTAGAAAATTGCCAGCCAATGATGCTTCCGGTGCCCCAGCTGTATCCTTGAAGGATAAAGTTATCTTGATTACCGGTGCCGGTGCTGGTTTGGGTAAAGAATATGCCAAATGGTTTGCCAGGTATGGTGCCAAGGTTGTTGttaatgatttcaaagatgcCAGCAAGactgttgaagaaattaaagCTGCAGGTGGTGAAGCTCATGCTGATCAACATGATGTTGCTACCCAAGCTGACgccattattgaaaatgtctTGAACAAGTATGGTACTATTGATGTCTTGGTTAACAATGCTGGTATCTTGAGAGACAGATCATTTGCCAAGATGACCAAACAAGAATGGGATCAAGTTCAAGCCGTTCACTTGTTGGGtactttcaatttgtcaagGTTGGCCTTCCCAATCATGTCAGAAAAGAAGTATGGTAGAATTGTCAACATCACTTCGACTTCAGGTATCTATGGTAACTTTGGTCAAGCTAACTACTCAGCTGCTAAATGTGCCATTTTAGGTTTGTCCAAGACCATTGCTATTGAAGGTGCCAAGAACAACATCAAGGTTAACATTGTTGCTCCACATGCTGAAACTGCCATGACTTTGACAATCTTCAGAGAAGAGGACAGAAACTTGTATCACGCTGACCAAGTTGCTCCATTATTGGTTTACTTGGCTTCAGAAGACGTTCCAGTTACTGGTGAAACCTTCgaaattggtggtggttggATTGGTAACACCAGATGGCAAAGAGCTAAAGGTGCCGTTTCCAAGGATGCCAACACTActgttgaatttgttagAGACCATTTGTCTGAGATCACTGACTTCAGCAAGGATACTGAAAATCCAAAATCTACTCAAGAATCATCTATGGCCATCTTGTCTGCTGTTGGgggtgatgatgacgatgacgatgacgaagaagaagaagaagatgaaggtgatgaagaggaagaggaagaagaagttgaagaagatgatcCAGTTTGGAGATACAACGACAGGGATGTTATCTTGTACAACATTTCTCTTGGTGCCACTActaaacaattgaaatatgtTTATGAAAATGACAGTGATTTCCAAGTCATTCCAACCTTTGGTCACTTGATCACCTTCAACTCAGGTCAATCACAAAGTTCATTTGCCAAGTACTTGAAAAACTTCAACCCAATGCTCTTGTTACATGGTGAACACTACTTGAGAGTACACAAATGGCCACCACCAACTGAAGGTGAATTGAGAACTTCATTCCACCCAGTCCAAACCACTCAAAAGGGAAGCAATGTCGTTATTGTTCATGGGTCACAATCAGTTGACAACAAGACACAAGAACCAATCTACTCCAATGAAGCCACCTACTTCATTAGATCATGTCAAGCTGATAACAAGATCTATAAGGACAGAAGATCATTTGCCACTAACCCATGGACTGCACCAAAGAGGGACCCAGACTATCAAGTTGATGTTCCAATTTCAGAAGATTTGGCTGCTTTGTACAGATTGAATGGTGATCGTAACCCATTACATATCGATCCAAACTTTGCTAAGGGTGCTAAGTTCCCAAAACCAATCTTGCATGGTATGTGTACTTATGGTTTGAGTGCCAAGGTCTTGATTGACAAGTTTGGtatgtttgatgaaatcaaggCTAGATTCACTGGTATAGTATTCCCTGGTGAGACTTTGAGAGTTCTTGCTTGGAAAGAAGGTGAAAACgtcattttccaaactcATGTTGTTGATAGGGGTACTATTGCTATTAACAATGCTGCTATCAAGTTGGTTGGTGATAAACCAAGTTTGTAA